The sequence attattctaagggaagtaactcaaaaatggaaaaatcaaatatCGTGATAACAtctatgttctcactgatatgtgggaactaagctatgaggctgtaaaggcataagaatacaatggactttggggatgtagggggaagaatgggaggagggtgagggataagactacaaatagggtgcagtgtatactgctctggtgatgggtgcaccaaaatctcacaaagcaccactgaagaacttactcatgtaaccaaataccacctgttccccaataagctatggaaaaattaaaaaattaaaataaagaaataaggctGCTCTTGCTCATCACTATTCAGTTACACTGGAGGACACAACTGGCAAATctggtaaaataaaaaaacccagaagaaaaaaaataaaactgtctaaaatttattcaaatatatgatttcctatacagaaaacctaaaagaatCAAAAGAGATAGTATTGGATttaatcaatgtacaaaaaccaataaaaggaataaaatacaattttaataaacTACAACatcattgaaaaatataaaatatctgcaACTAAATCTGACAAAAGATATTAGATCTTAGAGCCAAACCATACTTAATAAGTCCTaactaaaaaaaagagaagtgccATATTCATGGACTGGAGGACTGCCTATCATAAACATGTTAATTCTTGCATAAACTGATCTATAAATTCAAAGTGATTCTCAAGGAACTCCCaaagaagagtgtgtgtgtgcatgtgtatgtaatCTGAGAAGCCAATTCTGAAATTTAGATTAAAGTCTACAGTCTACAGGTTCAAGAAACTCCTAGCATATAAAGTGAAGGGATTTATCTGAGAAGCCAATTCTGAAATTTAGATTAAAGTCTACAGTCTACAGGTTCAAGAAACTCCTAGCATATAAAGTGAAGGGATTTATCTTCCTAGATCAAGAATTATTGTAAATCTCCAGTAAATAAAATTGTGTAGTGTCGGCAACGGGTTATATAAACTgactaataaaacaaaaaagaaagcctaGACACATagcaaaaatatatgaaaacttaCGATAAAGTTAACACTGcagatcagagaagaaaaaagaaacttcaaaacATGGTCCTCAAACAGTTGatcaataaagtaaaaaaagaaactggactATTagttctcaccatacacaaacatCAATTCCAGCTATTGTGCAGATttaaatgtgaaaggcaaaatCACAGACCTTCTGTAAGAAAATATAGGTTAATATTTCCATGACCTTGAGACTGAGGGTGAAGGaagatgaatctgacaattaaaattgaaaatgtcaATTCATCAAAAAACATCATAAACAGAGTAAGAAACCATAAACTGAGAAAAGATACTTGCAACACATATAATTGACAGTGGAATATATCTAGACTGCAAAAGGAAATcccacaaaacaattttttaaaagaaactacccaataaaaaaatttacagaagACTTGAACAGCACTTTGCAGAAAGGAATCCTAAAACCAAGAAACACTTGAAGATAAAACTCCCTTAATAAATAACCTTTATAAGTAACAAAGTCCCCTAAGAAGATACGTCACACTACTAAACAGGCAAAAGTCTGTCATGTGTAGGTGAAGATGTGGAATAACTGGGACATTTAGACATTGCTAGAAGAAACATACTGTTAAACTATTTTGGGAAGCAAATTTGCACCATCTAGATAAAAGTGAATAGAAATGAATTcctatgacccagtaattctactcCTAGATGTACACCCTAAGCAGACTCTCACACATGTAGTCACAGGACATATAAAAGAATGTTCACAACTGAACTATTCGAGGGAACAAAAAATGTCCACCAACAGTAGAATAAACTGTGAAGTGTGAATGTAACAGAACAACATACGACATGGGGCAATCTCAAAAAGGTAATGTGAAAAAGAGAGCTGCTGAATGCGTACAGTAGGATCCTAGCATATATGAAGCCAAATACATTGTTTAGAGATGCAGGCACGTGATTGAGAACAAAAAGGCAGATTATGATAAACACAAAATCCCTCCTCCTGAGAAGGGAGGGATTAAGATGTGGATGGGAAGGGGCACACAGGAGACTGTAAAGCTATTAGTTGAACCTAATGGGTACACACACGTACCTGCATGTACactaaattatttcttatatttcatgaatattttataaatttccctattttataaaaataaattttaaaaaacttccaTACTCTTCAGAAGTGGCAATAGTCAAAAGACAGTGAGAtgtccaaataaagacaattgtATGCCATAATTGAGCATATCCATAGGTGTACTGAGATtgcctaaatttaaaaagaagaagacaaaCATAAAAGTCAGGCCATGGGAGAAAAATGCTTAATTACAtgtaattgtttatttaaaataattttccaagtcTTCCAATGATTTAACAGGCTTTGCTTCACTTTTATCATCTCAAACAGCTATAAATCAAcacactttttgtattttattttactactaTGTATgctattttaataacatttttctttattaatactAGAATCAAATATTATTGACCAATAAGCAGTATAGATTTAAATTATCTTCTTGGGTTGGTCTGAGGTTGCTGATGGATTCTTGGGATTGATCTGATGCTAGAAGCTATCTTAGGCCCTGTCTCTAACTCATTGTGTTTCAGGCAAAACATGCCACGGTTCTaggtctgttttctcatctgcaaaataaacaCCCAAATTAGATGATACTTATTGTTTTAACTAGCTATAAAATTCCAATACTATATTCCCCATCATTTTCACTTACTTTTACTTAATCTTTATTTGCTACTTTTCCACCTATAAAGCGTAATTTTCCATACTCAAGTAAacataaattcattaaaaaataaacacaaacccAAAATATTCTTATTCTAATATATCTGCATTAATAGATAAAAAGGCTTtagctttaattttcatttttcatttctacctCTTAAAGTCAATGATAAACTCACAAGTGtaaaatgaatgcatttaaaaacataaaagatacATTTCAATGACAAGAAATATGCAATGATCATGAAAATCTACTGTACACTTTGCCACGGTCAAAGAATGAAAGACAATATGGAAAAGCCAATCTTCAAATATATCCTTAACAAAAACTCTCTCCTGCATAGTAAAAGCATCATCTAAACAGCAgctccaaccaaaaaaaaaaaaaaaaaacaagcagggGAGATGGGACAGATAACTTTCTCCAGGTTTTCCAGATAAAAACATGTGGTCACCAGGAATTCAAGGTAACTAGGTACTTCAAAAGCcacatttaattcaaaataaaatgagcaTTTCTGACAGATGACAACAGtatgaaactgatttttttctttcctagatACAAAAATGATATGGGGCATTTCTTAACAGTTTAGTAATCGTCTAAGAATAATTGTAGAAATAACCCCAATTCCACCATCCCAGCCACTGGTATAAAACAAATACCTTCCATGAAACTGTCTTTCACATAACTAAAATATCCTCACTTACTTGGAACAATTTCATGCTTACACATGATCACAAACATTTGTTTTTAGACGTTGTGGAATTACTGGAGCTGAGATTTCTGAAACAATATCTGAATCTTAGCAGAGAGATAATAATCCTTTCACTATACATTGCTTGGGCTTCCTTAACCAAATCTGAGTAACTACTGTAATAATAATGCTGGTGGTAGTCCATGATACTCTCAAATTTTTCcctttaagaaatatataatccATGTAACTCTAGCAAATATGTTACATTGTACACTTTCTTAACAAGGAATGGCTGTTTTCAGGCCTTAttaggaaaacaaataaacaaacaatggcAGTTACTACCTGTTTTTTATCACTGATAAGCTAAAATAAAGCTCAAATATGGACAGTTTAACTGTGTGAtattaagtaaaaaatgaaaaccattatAGTTTTaccaaaagaaacacaaaaaatatgGGAAGGAGTGAAATGAACATGGCATAGGTCCCAAAGATTACACTATGATTCTGAACAGGATTTTCAAAACAAAGGGTATCTACATACAATTTCTGTGAATATTTCTTATACTAGATAGATCAAAAGCAAATGTAGGCTCAGCCCTACCTTGTCAAAGATAAATATTCAGATAAACTAGAAGTTCCATCTGCTAAAGTGCATCCGCTGACCAGGTCTACCCTGGCCCTGCTACTTACAGCCATCCAAGAAAGTGGCCTCACTCATGCTCATTCACTCGTTCTGTGTCCTATCAAGAGTCACACATAAcaatggttttgctttttttaaaaaaccaaatacttTATACAGTGAACtacagaaaaaacaattctaaatatacttttaaaattctatagaGTTAAGATaacctcatttttttaaatactgaaaatgTAAAGGGTCCATATAAAGAGTTGTATTAAGTATATACTTTCTGTTTTAATAATTCACTTGCTGTGCTCTTAAAATCTCTATGAGAGAGGCAGATATTTTACCCATGTCTTTTGGCAAGAGATTCAAAAGCAAAAGTAGCAGGGCTGTAAAATTTCATAAATTTTGTGggattttttaaagctaaattaTTCAATATCTTGTATTGTTATTGCACTCATATATTGCCCGGAATATATATACAGCAACCCAACAACAGTGATTGCAACAAAAGTAAGGTAAATAGTCTACAAAGCATTTGACTTCCTTATTAGATAAATGAAGTTTTCATAGAGGAAATGCAAACAACTGCAATTCAGATCAGGTTATATAAGCTTAACAATTATTTAaaccatatataaaattaaatctaaCCCTCATCACTACAAATCTGTAAGGAATCAGAAAAGGATTTATAGTACACAAGTCTTGACTACTGTTGCATTCCACTTTGAAATCACTCTGAGCTAAAACAACATTTTtccaagatttaaagaaaaatagattttataaaaGGGATTCTTTTATTCACTGAATACATCATTTGTGTTACTGACAGaaacaagtgattttttttccactataatttgctctgatgaaagaaataattctcTCTTTTAACTCCTAACAAATGCTACATTTTCAAGACTAAAGGAATTATCAGTAGGCATTCTTTCTTCTTGATCTAAGTTATTTGTCTCTAAAATATGTCAAGTAAGCTTTTAAAGATTCAGGGAGGGGCAGCTTCATGATTTTTTCTCTCAGTAAATTTTGAGGTGGCTCCTCTGGCTTCATTGCTTCATTGtgatctttttcttcctcttctttgttATCCTCTTCCATTTTTTCATCCTCTTCACTGTCTAGAGGCTGAGGAATAAGCTGATTACCCACAAATACGTAAGTGTTAATTCTCTGTTtaactctctttcttttccttttgggtgGAGCCCTTTGAGGAATCCCCTTGGCCTGCATCTCATCATTTATGAAATTTCTAAGTGTGCGTCGAATGTAAATACGAGCCAAGTCTTGTAGATTCCTGACAGCACAGGGagctaaaaacaaacataaaacacaagaaagaaaatattaacaataaaacattatctattgtttattttttttcacagaacaaaatgtgtttcttagcatattttagaaaatacagaaaatatgaaaactcTACCTTTCATCTAACAAAGGTTTTGGAGTAGTCATTATATGCCAAGGACCGATGGATAGCACTGAAGTTAAAATGTAcaggggcatgtgtgtgtgtctgtgtgttggcATTTATATGCATAAAAGTTCTCTGGAAGCATAAGAATTTGGAAACAGGGTACATGACTGTGAAGTAATTAGGAGACAAGACCAGGAGAGAGACTATCCTGTGtatcttttatactttttgatgTATAAATCATATGAAAAGTACTATTTATTCATAACAACAGACGTGAGAACCCATCCCAtatgaagtttttgtttgttttgaaacaaggtctcactacagcccaggctgaagtgtgatggcacaatcatggcttactggagcctcaaccacccaggctcaggtgatcctcctgcctcagcctcccaagtagctgggacataAGCACACGCCagcacacctggataatttttaaattatttgttgaaacgggatctcactatattgcctaggcagGTCtctttaactcctgagctcatgtgatcctctcatctcagcctccccaaatattggggttacaggtgtaagccatcatgcccggccctctacatgtaaaaatatacaaaaaccatCTGCTCGGCCCATCTTCCAAAATTGTTCACTAAGTTATTTAACATTCATCATCAAGTAAGTATTAACCTAtatctgccaggcactgttaaAGAACCCATGCAGACACACTGGATGATTTAGACTACCAAGTCTGCACTCCCTGCACTTATGCAACTTGCATCATCAGGGAGGAGTtgctaaacaaaaataaattataaagaagaaaaataaggaatacaagaaaaaaatcaaaacgcCAATGATATGATAGAAAGTGGggttctggtttctttttttttttttttttttttttttgagacggagtttcactctgtcaccaggctggagtgcagtggcgtgatctcagctactgcaacctccacctcccgggttcaagcgattctcctgcctcagcctcccgagtagctgggactacaggcgtgtgccaccacaccagtgtaattttttgtatttttagtacagatggggtttcaccatgttagtcaggatggtctcaatctcctgacctcgtgatccacccaccttggcctcccaaagtgctgggattacaggcgtgagccaccacgcctggccctggtTGCTTTCTATTGGGTGGTCATAAAGGTCTCCCTGAGAAGATCCTGTCCTAGCTAAGATCTAGATGATATAACAGCCATGTAAACATCTTGGGGGCAGAGGGAACCTAAAAGGTAAAAGAGCTTAGCATGTTCAAGGAGCCAAAGGAAGACTAGTGCAGATGAAGTTGGGAGCACGAGATCAGCTGGAATACTTTGGTAATCCACTAGAAATATGAACACACTCTGACGGAGGGTGGCAGTATAGATGGGAGAGATGGACAAATTTCaggtataatatattttgaagataggATGGAAATGGATTGGCTGTAGGGgatgagggagggaaaaaaaaataatcaaggaaaacatctaaggttttggcctgagcaactgggCAGATGCTGGTATCAGTGACTGACATGACAAAGATACAGGGGAGAACAGGttgagaagaaaattttaaagtgtaCTTCTTTGTGTTAGATGTGAATTGTCTATCATTTATCCAAAGTGGAGATTTCAGAGATAATAATAACTACAATGTTATACTCGTCACTATTTTCAATGTTTTACAAGTAATAACTGAATGCTAGGAGATTACGTACTGAATGCAGGTTTTGACTGCAGAGTGTATgctgcctttcccaccataagCCACCATAAGATCATGACTCTGGAGCTCAGGGGCAAGGTCGGGGCTGGAGATGCTAATCTCATGTCATCAGCCCATCGTGACATGCAAAGACCAAGAGTAGAAGAAAGCACCCAGAACTAAGCCTGAGAGAGCTCTGTAAAGGGACAGAGTGAAGAATAAATCTACCCTAaagttttagaaattataaaGGAGCTAGGAAATAGAAACTATATCAGTCTTTTCCGCTGATCTTGGCTCTTGAATTTTTCTGTTACTGGTATTCTCTGTCAACACTGTAATTATGTTCTTCCTTTGCCAATACTGTAATTATGCTCTTCCTTTGCCAACACTGTGTGCTATTCCAGCGATGTATCTTTCAATCCTAAATCATCAGAGGAATACCTGAAATTTATCAAGACCAACTGGACCCAGCATGGAAAAAGATTCAGACTTGACTTCAGTAGCTGCTAACACTCAGGACTCCTAAAGTAGCATTCATGTGAGCTTCATTTAAAAGttcttttgggccaggcacaatggctcaagcctgtaatcccagcactttgagaggctgaagcaggtggatcacttgagcccatgatcttgagaccactctgggcaacatggcgaaatc comes from Pan troglodytes isolate AG18354 chromosome 7, NHGRI_mPanTro3-v2.0_pri, whole genome shotgun sequence and encodes:
- the PCMTD1 gene encoding protein-L-isoaspartate O-methyltransferase domain-containing protein 1 isoform X2, whose protein sequence is MKILLKVGGILVMPIEDQLTQIMRTGQNTWESKNILAVSFAPLVQPSKNDNGKPDSVGLPPCAVRNLQDLARIYIRRTLRNFINDEMQAKGIPQRAPPKRKRKRVKQRINTYVFVGNQLIPQPLDSEEDEKMEEDNKEEEEKDHNEAMKPEEPPQNLLREKIMKLPLPESLKAYLTYFRDK